In one window of Streptomyces sp. NBC_01224 DNA:
- a CDS encoding ABC transporter ATP-binding protein: MTTTVPTSEPTTTSTSAASAARVVDAVKLYGTGDTRVRALDGVSVDFPAGRFTAIMGPSGSGKSTLMHCAAGLDTLTSGSAFIGDTDISALDDRRLTLLRRRRIGFVFQSFNLLPTLTVAENITLPLDLAGERPDPEWLDALVDTVGLRDRLHHRPGELSGGQQQRVAVARAFVGSPDVVFADEPTGNLDSRAGQEVLWLLGRTVRQTARTVVMVTHDPVAAAHADEVVFLADGRLVDRMPDPTAERVLDRFKSFAPHPSRRR, from the coding sequence ATGACCACCACAGTCCCCACCTCCGAGCCCACCACCACGTCCACCTCTGCCGCCTCCGCTGCCCGGGTCGTCGACGCCGTGAAGCTCTACGGCACCGGCGACACCCGGGTCAGGGCCCTCGACGGGGTGAGCGTCGACTTCCCGGCCGGCCGCTTCACCGCGATCATGGGGCCCTCCGGCTCCGGCAAATCCACCCTGATGCACTGCGCGGCGGGACTCGACACCCTCACCTCCGGCTCCGCGTTCATCGGCGACACCGACATCAGCGCCCTCGACGACCGCAGGCTCACCCTGCTGCGCCGACGGCGCATCGGCTTCGTCTTCCAGTCCTTCAACCTCCTGCCGACGCTCACCGTCGCCGAGAACATCACCCTCCCTCTGGATCTCGCCGGGGAGCGACCCGACCCGGAGTGGCTCGACGCACTCGTCGACACCGTCGGACTGCGGGACCGGCTGCACCACCGGCCCGGCGAACTGTCCGGCGGGCAGCAGCAGCGGGTGGCGGTGGCGCGTGCCTTCGTGGGCAGTCCCGATGTCGTCTTCGCCGACGAACCGACCGGCAACCTCGACTCCCGTGCCGGCCAGGAGGTGCTCTGGCTGCTCGGCCGAACCGTCCGGCAGACAGCCCGCACGGTCGTGATGGTCACCCATGACCCGGTCGCCGCCGCCCACGCCGACGAGGTCGTCTTCCTCGCCGACGGCAGGCTCGTCGACCGGATGCCCGATCCCACGGCGGAGCGCGTGCTCGACCGCTTCAAGTCCTTCGCCCCCCACCCGTCACGCAGGCGGTGA
- a CDS encoding ROK family protein — translation MNGKVTTTRTKLERGRSALGPALELVHTGRAPTRAVLTSELGVTRATAGAVAAELEALGLIRVDSRPGSAAGSQGRPSHRLAIRESGPVAIAAQVHADGFRAALVGLGGRLVATAPGCVTVTADPAQVIGEVVDDCARLLRDSGLRCVGAGLAVPSAVAEPEGTALNPLHIAWPAGAPVREIFAACVREAGIPGPAFTGNDVNLAALAEHRHGAGRGAQHLLCVATGHRGVGGALVLDGRLHTGSSGLALEVGHLTVNPEGRPCHCGGRGCLDVETDPLAFLIAARREPGPEESLLKQAGDLLRTEYEDAAVRGAAEELIDRLGLGLAGLVNILNPDRIILGGLHRALLDADPERLRAVVADRSLWGRSGSVPILPCTLDHNSLVGAAELAWQPVLDDPLAALA, via the coding sequence ATGAACGGCAAGGTGACCACCACTCGGACAAAGTTGGAGAGGGGCCGCAGCGCGCTCGGACCCGCGCTGGAACTGGTCCACACCGGACGCGCGCCCACCCGTGCCGTCCTCACCTCCGAGCTCGGGGTCACCCGGGCGACGGCCGGTGCGGTCGCCGCGGAACTGGAGGCACTCGGCCTGATCCGGGTCGACTCCCGGCCGGGCTCCGCCGCCGGGTCGCAGGGCCGCCCCTCGCACCGGCTGGCCATCCGGGAGTCCGGGCCCGTCGCCATCGCCGCGCAGGTGCACGCCGACGGGTTCCGGGCCGCGCTCGTCGGGCTCGGTGGACGGCTCGTCGCCACCGCGCCCGGCTGTGTCACCGTCACGGCGGACCCGGCGCAGGTCATCGGTGAAGTGGTCGACGACTGTGCCCGGTTGCTGCGGGACAGCGGACTGCGCTGTGTCGGTGCGGGCCTAGCGGTGCCGTCCGCGGTCGCCGAACCGGAGGGCACCGCGCTCAATCCGCTGCACATCGCCTGGCCGGCGGGCGCCCCGGTGCGAGAGATCTTCGCCGCCTGTGTACGGGAAGCGGGCATCCCCGGACCCGCGTTCACCGGGAACGACGTCAACCTTGCCGCGCTCGCCGAACACCGGCACGGTGCCGGGCGCGGTGCCCAGCATCTGCTCTGTGTGGCCACCGGTCACCGAGGCGTGGGCGGTGCCCTGGTCCTCGACGGCCGTCTGCACACCGGGAGTTCGGGACTCGCGCTGGAGGTCGGCCATCTCACGGTGAACCCCGAGGGCCGCCCGTGCCACTGCGGCGGCCGCGGCTGCCTGGACGTCGAGACCGACCCGCTGGCCTTCCTCATCGCCGCCCGTCGCGAACCCGGTCCGGAGGAGTCGCTGCTCAAGCAGGCCGGCGATCTGCTGCGTACGGAGTACGAGGACGCGGCGGTACGGGGCGCGGCCGAGGAGCTGATCGACCGGCTCGGCCTCGGGCTCGCCGGGCTGGTCAACATCCTCAACCCTGATCGCATCATCCTCGGCGGACTGCACCGTGCACTTCTCGACGCGGATCCGGAGCGGCTGCGTGCGGTGGTGGCCGACCGCAGCCTGTGGGGGCGCAGCGGCAGTGTGCCCATCCTGCCGTGCACGCTCGACCACAACAGCCTGGTGGGGGCGGCGGAACTGGCCTGGCAGCCGGTGCTGGACGATCCGCTGGCCGCGCTTGCGTGA
- a CDS encoding phosphotriesterase family protein, with translation MVATVRTVLGDIPATELGVCDAHDHLFLRSPLLPGQELNDAERAADRLCAFRELGGRAVVQWTPYGMGREPEALAGLARSTGSHVVAATGLHQAAHYPAELLGRLRDHLAELFVSELTEGIGSTGVRAGLIKVAGAFHGIDTHARFTMTAAALAHHRTGAPIAVHLELGTAALDVLDLLCGELEVAPQRVILGHPGRSPDGVVQREAARAGAFLAFDGPSRANHATDWQLPEQLAALTEDGFGGQLLLGGDTTVPETPGMPYLLRRLRPRLEQALGRQALDGILVGNAARAFAWRTSSVLSDG, from the coding sequence GTGGTAGCGACCGTCCGCACGGTCCTCGGCGACATCCCCGCAACGGAGTTGGGAGTCTGCGACGCACATGACCACCTCTTCCTGCGCAGCCCCCTCCTCCCGGGCCAGGAACTGAACGACGCAGAGCGGGCGGCCGACCGGCTGTGCGCCTTCCGCGAACTGGGCGGCCGGGCAGTGGTGCAGTGGACTCCGTACGGGATGGGGCGTGAGCCCGAGGCCCTGGCGGGGCTGGCCCGTTCGACGGGCTCGCATGTGGTGGCGGCGACCGGGCTGCATCAAGCGGCTCACTACCCGGCGGAGTTGCTCGGCCGCCTACGGGACCATCTCGCCGAACTCTTCGTCTCGGAACTGACCGAGGGCATCGGCTCCACGGGCGTACGCGCGGGTCTGATCAAGGTCGCCGGCGCCTTTCACGGCATCGACACCCATGCCCGGTTCACGATGACGGCGGCAGCACTGGCTCACCATCGCACCGGTGCGCCGATCGCCGTCCACCTGGAGCTGGGCACGGCGGCTCTCGACGTACTGGACCTGCTCTGCGGGGAGTTGGAGGTCGCGCCGCAGCGGGTGATCCTCGGCCATCCGGGCCGTTCACCGGACGGGGTCGTACAGCGTGAGGCGGCACGGGCGGGCGCGTTTCTCGCGTTCGACGGTCCGTCGCGGGCCAATCATGCGACGGACTGGCAACTGCCCGAGCAACTGGCCGCCCTCACCGAGGACGGCTTCGGCGGGCAGTTGCTACTGGGCGGCGACACGACAGTGCCCGAGACCCCGGGCATGCCGTATCTGCTGCGGAGGTTGCGCCCTCGCCTCGAACAGGCCCTGGGGAGGCAGGCGTTGGACGGAATCCTGGTGGGTAACGCAGCACGGGCGTTCGCGTGGAGGACGTCTTCGGTCCTGTCCGACGGTTGA
- a CDS encoding DUF4865 family protein has translation MHAMQYEITLPAHYDMGIIRNRVATKGHLLDNFPGLGIKAYLIRERGEYSPVNQYAPFYLWATPEGMNSFLWGPGFQGIVQDFGRPEVQHWTGLAYEEGPASAALPRTATLHRAAVAASVAPADAVEAALEESQGLAKTPGAVATALAVDPRHWELLHFTLWAQEAPEAPGERYEVLHLSAPERERFGEGRQW, from the coding sequence ATGCATGCCATGCAGTACGAGATCACCCTTCCCGCCCACTACGACATGGGGATCATCCGCAACCGCGTCGCGACGAAGGGCCACCTCCTGGACAATTTTCCGGGCCTCGGCATCAAGGCATACCTGATCCGCGAACGGGGCGAGTACTCGCCCGTGAACCAGTACGCGCCCTTCTATCTGTGGGCGACGCCGGAGGGCATGAACTCCTTCCTCTGGGGCCCCGGATTCCAGGGCATCGTCCAGGACTTCGGGCGCCCCGAGGTACAGCACTGGACCGGACTGGCGTACGAGGAAGGGCCCGCGTCGGCCGCACTCCCCCGCACGGCCACCCTCCATCGGGCAGCCGTCGCGGCCTCCGTCGCGCCCGCGGACGCGGTAGAGGCCGCTCTTGAGGAGAGCCAAGGACTGGCGAAGACACCCGGAGCGGTCGCCACGGCACTGGCGGTCGACCCCCGCCACTGGGAACTGCTCCACTTCACGCTCTGGGCACAGGAAGCCCCCGAGGCGCCCGGTGAACGGTACGAGGTGCTGCACCTGAGCGCTCCGGAGCGGGAGCGATTCGGGGAGGGACGACAGTGGTAG
- a CDS encoding ATP-binding protein — translation MISEPSRHCTVELQALPSRIGQVRRIVSAQLRYWHLDPLIDHAALGVTELLTNVHRHAQPDKSCTVEIELLLERLTVSVHDHDPRLPTVREASASSTSGRGLALIAAVSESWGVCPRGGAGKVVWFTLPAPSLFAAQPLHAVYGATTDGPFEPDAVTYLESRTPSVARSSVVG, via the coding sequence GTGATCAGCGAGCCGAGCAGGCACTGCACAGTGGAGCTCCAGGCCCTGCCGTCGCGGATCGGTCAGGTCCGCAGAATCGTTTCGGCGCAGCTGCGCTACTGGCATCTCGATCCTCTGATCGACCATGCGGCGCTCGGCGTCACAGAACTGCTGACCAATGTCCACCGGCATGCCCAGCCGGACAAGTCATGCACCGTCGAGATCGAGTTGCTGCTCGAACGCCTGACGGTGTCCGTCCACGACCACGATCCACGGCTGCCGACCGTGCGCGAGGCCTCTGCGTCCAGTACGTCGGGGCGCGGGCTCGCGCTGATCGCCGCGGTCAGCGAGAGCTGGGGGGTCTGCCCCAGGGGCGGGGCCGGGAAGGTTGTCTGGTTCACTCTTCCGGCGCCTTCCCTGTTCGCCGCACAACCGCTGCACGCGGTGTACGGGGCAACCACTGACGGACCTTTCGAGCCGGACGCCGTCACGTACCTGGAGAGCAGGACGCCCTCCGTCGCTCGGTCGTCGGTGGTCGGCTAG
- a CDS encoding TetR/AcrR family transcriptional regulator translates to MTTPDRLIEATQELLWERGYVGTSPKAIQQRAGAGQGSMYHHFAGKPDLALAAIRRTASQMRETAGQLFDGPGTAYARISAYLLRERDVLRGCPVGRLTMDPDVIASDELRAPVDETIGWLRGRLAEIIQEGLDQGEFTRPLIPEDVAATIVATVQGGYVLARASGSTDAFDAGARGLLSLLAAGDTAA, encoded by the coding sequence ATGACCACTCCGGACCGTCTGATCGAAGCCACCCAGGAGCTCCTGTGGGAGCGCGGCTATGTGGGCACCAGCCCCAAGGCCATCCAGCAGCGGGCGGGCGCGGGCCAGGGCAGCATGTACCACCACTTCGCGGGCAAACCCGATCTGGCGCTCGCGGCGATCCGTCGCACGGCCTCGCAGATGCGCGAGACGGCCGGACAGTTGTTCGATGGTCCGGGAACGGCGTACGCGCGGATCTCGGCATACCTCCTGCGCGAGCGCGATGTGCTGCGCGGCTGCCCGGTCGGCCGGCTGACGATGGATCCGGATGTCATCGCCAGTGACGAGTTGCGTGCACCGGTCGACGAGACGATCGGCTGGTTGCGCGGCCGACTCGCCGAGATCATCCAGGAGGGCCTGGACCAGGGCGAGTTCACCCGTCCGCTGATTCCCGAGGACGTGGCGGCGACGATCGTCGCGACGGTGCAGGGCGGCTATGTGCTGGCCCGCGCCTCCGGTTCGACGGACGCCTTCGACGCGGGCGCGCGTGGACTGCTCTCGCTGCTCGCCGCCGGTGACACCGCCGCCTGA
- a CDS encoding (R)-mandelonitrile lyase: MHITRNRPDTSAGPAEHFNGTVRLDEIAAPRAPSRLRMFSVHFTPGSHTSWHRHPRGQVLHVTEGEGLVQRRGGPVEAIRAGDTVWIEPDEWHWHGAAPHTFMTHLAVVEAAEDGTTTDWHERVEVAAYPV, from the coding sequence ATGCACATCACGAGAAACCGTCCCGATACCTCCGCCGGGCCGGCCGAGCATTTCAACGGCACCGTCCGGCTCGACGAGATCGCGGCACCCCGGGCTCCCTCCAGGCTACGGATGTTCAGCGTCCACTTCACCCCCGGCAGCCACACCTCCTGGCACCGGCACCCACGCGGTCAAGTCCTCCATGTCACTGAGGGCGAGGGCCTCGTGCAGCGCCGCGGCGGTCCGGTGGAGGCGATCCGGGCAGGCGACACCGTCTGGATCGAGCCGGACGAATGGCACTGGCACGGCGCCGCACCGCACACGTTCATGACGCATCTCGCCGTCGTCGAGGCTGCCGAGGACGGCACCACCACCGACTGGCACGAGCGGGTCGAAGTCGCCGCATACCCGGTCTGA
- a CDS encoding SHOCT domain-containing protein, translating into MNTLAYSGGPGPWILLFPLFWAAVVIGGVTLLRRTVRRGGRGPWQARTTQEAPAEASPITLLGRRFAAGEVDEDEYWRRLSVLDEQFGRGSKGGVA; encoded by the coding sequence ATGAACACCCTGGCGTACAGCGGTGGACCCGGACCCTGGATCCTCCTCTTCCCGCTCTTCTGGGCGGCCGTCGTGATCGGCGGCGTCACCCTGCTGCGCCGTACCGTTCGGCGCGGCGGACGAGGCCCCTGGCAGGCCCGTACCACTCAGGAAGCACCCGCCGAAGCGTCACCGATCACCCTGCTCGGCCGCCGCTTCGCGGCCGGAGAGGTCGACGAGGACGAGTACTGGCGCCGGCTCTCCGTCCTCGACGAACAGTTCGGCCGCGGCAGCAAGGGAGGAGTGGCATGA
- a CDS encoding ABC transporter permease, giving the protein MTSTRASVRLSISSLRAHKRRFAGTFVAVLLGVAFLTGTLVMGDTLRASFDTLFGNATAGTDAVVRSSNVVTVAGESQGSRQPVSTALVKRIEQTPGVAAAAPDIQGAGQLIGSDGKPIGGQGPPTLAGNWIDDPKLNPYRLAAGRAPSAPGEVVINRGTADRGGLGIGDTTVLRTPDPVHVTIVGLATFGGQDGMGQVTYTAMTQADAEKYLTPKPGEASTIQVRAGPGTSQQELVDALRPVLPKDVEAITGQASAAENRDMISGAFLSVFTTLLLVFSGIVLLVATFSIHNTFAIVVAQRTRENALLRALGASRRQVVGSTLVEAAAVGVIASAAGLAGGIGIAAGLQALFPAVGFPFPEGALVISAVSLLLPLAVGLLVCLGSALLPAVRAGRTAPLAALRESAVDDSAASRARALAGLVVLVASLGTILTGALAGVSVWLSAAGAVSALAAFVVLGPVASSYAVRFLGAPLDRLHGVTGRLARRNALRSPRRTASTATALMIGVAVVSLFTVFGASLKATMNRTVDRSFAGDVAISAPAFGAGGSGLSPRLAPAVDRLPEVATAVGLGKGVAEVDGAGRALTVTDPAALGRVFDLGRVDGSLKGLGANGIAVSDTEAGKRGLHTGSTARLAFTDGTQQNFTVRAVYGRSELAGDYVITRLAWAPHRAQDSDSLIAVSFKPGVTTADGKAAVAKTAAAYGNPDVQTRSEYAQSSAGGIDMMLTLVYALLALAVLIALLGIANTLTLALYERTRELGLLRAVGQTRGQLRSMVRWESVLVAAFGTAGGLLLGGVLGWVLVKASVGTGDTALAFALPPLRLLVVALVGITAGALAGWRPARRAARLDVLRAIAAE; this is encoded by the coding sequence ATGACCAGCACCCGGGCCTCCGTACGCCTGAGCATCTCCTCGCTCCGCGCCCACAAGCGCCGCTTCGCCGGTACGTTCGTCGCCGTCCTGCTCGGCGTCGCGTTCCTCACCGGGACGCTCGTCATGGGCGACACCCTCCGCGCGAGCTTCGACACCCTGTTCGGCAACGCCACCGCCGGTACCGACGCCGTCGTGCGCAGCTCCAATGTGGTCACGGTCGCCGGTGAGTCCCAGGGCAGCCGGCAGCCGGTGAGCACCGCACTCGTGAAGAGGATCGAGCAGACCCCCGGCGTCGCCGCGGCGGCCCCCGACATCCAGGGCGCCGGCCAGCTCATCGGCTCCGACGGCAAACCCATCGGCGGTCAGGGGCCGCCCACCCTCGCCGGCAACTGGATCGACGACCCGAAGCTCAATCCGTACCGGCTCGCCGCCGGACGCGCCCCGTCCGCGCCCGGTGAGGTCGTCATCAACCGCGGCACCGCCGACCGGGGCGGGCTCGGGATCGGCGACACGACCGTGCTGCGCACCCCCGACCCCGTGCACGTCACGATCGTCGGACTGGCCACCTTCGGCGGCCAGGACGGCATGGGTCAGGTCACCTACACCGCTATGACGCAGGCCGATGCCGAGAAGTACCTCACACCGAAGCCCGGCGAGGCATCGACCATCCAGGTGCGCGCAGGCCCCGGCACCAGCCAGCAGGAACTCGTCGACGCACTGCGCCCTGTACTGCCCAAGGACGTCGAGGCCATCACCGGACAGGCATCGGCCGCCGAGAACCGGGACATGATCTCCGGTGCCTTCCTCAGCGTGTTCACCACGCTGCTACTGGTCTTCTCCGGGATCGTGCTGCTGGTCGCCACCTTCTCCATCCACAACACTTTCGCGATCGTCGTCGCCCAGCGGACCCGCGAGAACGCCCTGTTGCGCGCCCTTGGCGCCTCCCGCAGGCAGGTCGTCGGCTCCACCCTCGTCGAGGCGGCCGCGGTCGGTGTGATCGCTTCCGCCGCCGGTCTGGCCGGTGGCATCGGCATCGCCGCCGGACTGCAGGCGCTCTTCCCCGCCGTCGGATTCCCGTTCCCCGAGGGAGCGCTGGTGATCAGCGCCGTCTCCCTGCTGCTGCCGCTCGCCGTGGGCCTCCTCGTCTGCCTCGGCTCCGCCCTCCTGCCCGCCGTCCGGGCCGGACGCACCGCTCCGCTCGCCGCCCTGCGCGAGAGCGCTGTCGACGACTCCGCGGCGTCCCGGGCCCGTGCCCTCGCCGGGCTCGTGGTGTTGGTGGCCTCCCTCGGCACCATCCTGACCGGCGCCCTGGCCGGTGTGTCCGTCTGGCTGTCGGCCGCCGGTGCGGTGTCGGCACTCGCCGCGTTCGTGGTGCTCGGACCGGTCGCCTCCTCGTACGCCGTTCGGTTCCTCGGCGCCCCGCTCGACCGACTGCACGGTGTCACGGGCCGACTGGCCCGGCGCAACGCCCTGCGCAGCCCCCGGCGGACCGCGTCCACCGCGACCGCACTGATGATCGGCGTCGCCGTGGTCTCCCTCTTCACCGTCTTCGGCGCCTCCCTGAAGGCCACCATGAACCGGACGGTCGACCGCTCCTTCGCGGGCGATGTCGCCATCAGCGCTCCCGCCTTCGGAGCGGGCGGCAGCGGCCTCAGCCCCCGGCTGGCCCCGGCCGTCGACCGGCTGCCGGAGGTCGCGACCGCCGTCGGTCTCGGCAAGGGGGTCGCGGAGGTCGACGGTGCGGGACGCGCGCTGACCGTCACCGACCCGGCCGCGCTCGGCAGGGTCTTCGACCTCGGCCGGGTCGACGGATCGCTGAAGGGGCTGGGCGCGAACGGGATCGCCGTGTCCGACACGGAGGCCGGCAAGCGCGGTCTGCACACCGGCTCCACCGCACGGCTCGCCTTCACCGACGGCACGCAGCAGAACTTCACGGTCCGTGCCGTCTATGGCCGGTCGGAACTGGCGGGCGACTACGTCATCACCCGCCTGGCCTGGGCCCCGCACCGTGCGCAGGACTCCGACTCGCTGATCGCCGTCTCCTTCAAGCCCGGTGTCACCACCGCCGACGGCAAAGCGGCGGTCGCGAAGACCGCGGCGGCGTACGGCAACCCGGATGTACAGACCCGCAGCGAGTACGCGCAGTCCTCGGCCGGAGGCATCGACATGATGCTCACACTGGTCTACGCCCTGCTCGCACTCGCCGTACTGATCGCGCTGCTGGGCATCGCCAACACGCTGACCCTGGCGCTTTACGAGCGCACCAGGGAACTGGGCCTGTTGCGGGCCGTCGGACAGACCAGGGGCCAGCTGCGGTCCATGGTCCGCTGGGAATCCGTTCTGGTCGCAGCGTTCGGCACGGCCGGCGGCCTGTTGCTCGGCGGCGTCCTGGGCTGGGTGCTGGTCAAGGCGTCCGTAGGCACGGGCGACACCGCCCTCGCCTTCGCGCTGCCGCCACTGCGGCTCCTGGTGGTGGCCCTCGTGGGGATCACCGCCGGGGCGCTGGCGGGCTGGCGGCCTGCCCGTCGGGCGGCACGGCTGGACGTGCTCCGCGCGATCGCCGCCGAATAG